DNA from Aggregatimonas sangjinii:
CTACCCGTAATGCAGGAAGCCATAGATATATTGAAAGGTTTCGACATCGAGGTGGATGTGGATATCGTTTCGGCCCATCGTACCCCTGAAAAGCTTTTCGATTTCAGCAAAAATGCACATACGAACGGTTATTCCGTTATTATTGCCGGGGCGGGTGGTGCGGCACACTTACCGGGAATGGTCGCCTCATTATCTCCCTTGCCCGTAATCGGCGTGCCCGTAAAGAGCAGCAATTCTATCGATGGGTGGGACTCTATCCTCTCTATTCTTCAAATGCCTGGTGGTGTCCCCGTAGCGACCGTAGCATTAAACGGGGCGAAAAATGCCGGTATCCTCGCTGCGCAGATCATAGGAGCCTCCGACAAATGTGTTCTGGATAAGATTGTGCTGTATAAAGAGGGATTGAAACAAAAGGTCATCGAAGGAGCGAAATCAGTAAGCAGTAAGCAGTAGCAGTTGGCAGTAGCAGTACTATAATTGCCGATTATCCATTGGACAATCCGAACCTTTCAAATAAACCTATAAACTCATAAAACCTTATGAACCCCCTACTATCAGAATTCGATTTAGCCCCATTTTCCAAAATCAAGAACGAACATTTTAAACCTGCCTTTTTACAGGCAATGGAGGCCGCTAGATCGGAAATCGATGCCATCACCGCAAACCGGGAAAAACCCACCTTTGAAAACACCATCGAAGCTTTGGAATTTTCAGGCCAGCAGTTAGATCGCGTTTCGAGTGTATTTTTCAATTTAAATTCCGCTGAAACGAACGAAAAAATCCAGCAAATAGCGCAGGAGGTTTCTCCCCTACTTGCCGAATTCGGAAATGATATTACCTTGAACGAGGCCTTGTTCAAAAGAATAAAATCGGTTTATGGGCAGAAGGATGCACTTTCCCTTTCCGTCGAACAGCAAACGCTATTGGACAAACGCTACAAAAG
Protein-coding regions in this window:
- the purE gene encoding 5-(carboxyamino)imidazole ribonucleotide mutase; translated protein: MSKVAVVMGSTSDLPVMQEAIDILKGFDIEVDVDIVSAHRTPEKLFDFSKNAHTNGYSVIIAGAGGAAHLPGMVASLSPLPVIGVPVKSSNSIDGWDSILSILQMPGGVPVATVALNGAKNAGILAAQIIGASDKCVLDKIVLYKEGLKQKVIEGAKSVSSKQ